The Streptomyces hundungensis genome contains the following window.
ATGCCTGTCCTGCGGGTACCCGGCATGTGCGGAAAGGCATCCGGGTGGGCGTCGCGTGTTGGAAAGATTTGGGGGGCGGGGTGTGGAGCGCGGTACTGAAGGGGAGTTCGTGCACGACAATGCCACGGTTGGGGGCGGTACGGCACTGTTCGGCGGGTATCTGTCGCAAGCCGGGCGGTTTTCCACCCGTCGGCGGTGTCCGTGCGAGGATCGTGGGACGTCAGAGCAGACCTTTGCAGAGCTTTAAGGAAGGCAGATCGTGGCCGAGCAGCTTTACGCCACCCTGAAGACCAATCAGGGCGACATCGAGATTCGGCTCCTGCCGAACCACGCACCCAAGACGGTCAAGAACTTCGTGGAACTCGCCAAGGGCGAGCGCGAGTGGACGAACCCGGCGACCGGCCAGAAGACCACGGACCCGCTGTACGACGGCACCGTCTTCCACCGCGTGATCAGCGGCTTCATGATCCAGGGCGGCGACCCGCTGGGCAACGGCACCGGCGGCCCGGGCTATGAGTTCGCCGACGAGTTCCACCCCGACCTGGCCTTCAACAA
Protein-coding sequences here:
- a CDS encoding peptidylprolyl isomerase, with amino-acid sequence MAEQLYATLKTNQGDIEIRLLPNHAPKTVKNFVELAKGEREWTNPATGQKTTDPLYDGTVFHRVISGFMIQGGDPLGNGTGGPGYEFADEFHPDLAFNKPYLLAMANAGPATNGSQFFITVSPTAWLTGKHTIFGEVSNDAGRKVVDAIVHTETNPRTDRPVSDVVIESVVVESREG